The Phragmites australis chromosome 1, lpPhrAust1.1, whole genome shotgun sequence genomic interval AGCTACAACATTCTGGTATACACTGAACGGTAATCGATCCCTATCGAACGATTGAAAGCTTCATTCTACGTATGCAGATTTTTCGTGTATCTGTTGCATGCACATGGGCTTATCTGTGGGAATGGAAGCCGCGGATGTTTTCTCTGCTTGTTTCTAGCTAGCTACTTGCaatacttcaaaaaaaaaaaaaaagcatgcgTGCACTGGCGTCAGACACGCCACATACAGCTtaaaaaagatatgaaaaggaaagaagaagaagaaggttgtCATGCGTCACCTAGTTTAGCAAGTTCTCAGTTCCTCCTTACTCTACCTTGTTTGATTAATGTAATGTACGCAAGCACGAACTGGCCGACAAGCTCGGTGGTGCGTTTGATGGCTGCAAGCTTCCGGGTTGGGAGCTCGACTCTCGCACTCGCGCTTGGGTCTAGCTTGACTAAGATACGTATATGCGTGTGTGTTTAATAAGATGTGTGTGCTTGCACATTAAGAGTCTGGGCTCTTCAATCTATGGTTAAGAcgtgtatacatgtatatatgtagaGGGTACGTATGATGTGTACAAATTATGTGCATCTTTATCGTAAAAAATAGCCGGCCTTCAATGCCACGTGGAGAGGAGCGTTGTGAAGGACTGTAAAACTATTCTCTCTCTCAACATGGGGGCACCCGTATGGCGCGGCGGTTCTATAGCTTGCCACTAATTACTACTATTTGCCTTAATCAGGTGATCAGAACTTCAGAagagataattatatatatacttgtttGTAACCCTAATTAGCAGCATGCATGCGTCATTCCTTCCACCATTGTCGTCCTCGTAGCTAACATAGTATTTACTTAGGAAATGTAACCCTGCAATATCATGTGTACTCATCTTCTATCTTGACTGTCTATctctcttatttatttattctcacatactttatattttttaaagtatTCTTCAATACGAATCTCAATACAAATGCACGTATTGAGAGATAAAAAAGTACGTACACATTACTTACGGAATTTTCCCTTGCGTATTTACCTGGCCATGCCAACTCAAGACCTCGGAAGAGTAACTTGCTGTCTTGAGCTCACATACTAGTAACTAGTAGCACCTAGCTACTATGTTACTACGTATCAGCTTAAGAATCTATCCCGGTCTCTACTATATAAGTAGCGCCTAGACGCTTCATGCATTGACAGAgttaagctagctagctagctaccaAGAACAGAAACCCTAGCTACTTGCCCATTGATCATCTCCCAAACATCAACACACTACTTCAAACGTACGTAGACAGTGACACACAGTGCAAGCTAGCAGCTAGACAATTAAGCAGTCGAGTAATTAGATGGCTCATCAGGCAGGCAGCAAGCGCGCCACTGCGACGCCAAGGGAGCCGCCGCAGTTCCGGCCGGTTAGGTACGACGACGAGCCCTCCTCCATATCCCTTGAGCTCTTCGGCTACCACGGCGTCGTCGTGAACGGTGACCATGACGTCGACGCCGGCGCTGCCCTGCCCCTGCAGCTCGCCTTCGACGACAACTACAAAGGCGGGTGCGGCTCGGCCGACTACTACGGCTGGACCGGCTACGGTGCTTCCGGCGGCTCGAGCGCCAGCTCTAGCTCCAACTCGTCGGTGCTCAGCTTTGAGCAGGCCGGCAGCGGCGGGCGGCACCTCTCTCATGGCGCAGGCGTCGGAGGCGACGACGAGTGCGCGCTGTGGATGGACGCGGCCTCAGCCACGGTCGACCATCCGGCGCAGCGGCACTACGGATCCGCCTGCAAGTTCGGGCTCGTGAGCCCAGGAAGCTCGGCTGATGATGCCGGCCTAGACATCCAGGAGCTGGGCACCGTCCAGCCACCTGTCAAGGCAGCGCAGAAGCGTGCACGCCCGGTAATTAACTACTGGTAGTTCATCGATCTCCCAGTTAAGATGCATGCATAGGTGCATGGTTTATCGTAAGGATTGCATCAAGTTGACATGAATTGAGCGCTGAATTAAAGTGAGTAACATGATATTGTTGTACGTGCAGGATGGTGATCAGGCGCAAGCTGCAGCGGGGAAGAAGCAGTGTAGCGGCAGCGGAGGCGGCAGGAAGAGCAAGGCCAAGGGTGCTCCAGCTCCTGCTCCCACCAAGGACCCTCAAAGCGCCGCTGCAAAGGTACGGTGCAGTAACACTTTCTCTCCAGCTTATTCTTGaaaattatagatattattCCTGTGCAACAACACAGAATTATCGTTTTGATCGAACTCATCATCAAGGTACATGTCCATGCGTGCATGTGTAGGTCCGAAGAGAGCGGATCGCCGAGAGGCTCAAAGTCCTGCAAGATCTCGTGCCCAATGGCACCAAGGTACGTACGTACTACATTCCATCGACAGTTAGCTCGATCTTGTAGTTTCCGTGTATTATTCTTGCTTTAATTCGTGTGTTAATTAAGTTGGTTTATAGTTGTTAATTTGGATAAATATGACTTGTGTATAGGTGGACTTGGTCACCATGCTAGAGAAGGCAATCACCTATGTCAAGTTCCTCCAGCTGCAAGTAAAGGTACGTGGCGACCGATAGATTGCGACTATGTCAATTCAACTTATTCTAGTCTAATCTCTATATTGTTAGCTCTTGGAAAGTTTGTCTGATGCATACATGTCTGTTTgacgcatgcatgcattcaggTCTTGGCTACTGATGAGTTCTGGCCTGCACAAGGAGGGAAGGCACCAGAGCTCTCTCAAGTGAAGGACGCCTTTGACGCCATCTTGTCATCCCAGCAGTACCCTAACAAATGAGCGCATGCATGCACTCGTTTTAATTGTTAGAAGGCTAAAATGGCGAAGATGTTAGGAGGTCCATGCATGTATCTCTGGCGAAGAACAGAACAGCAaacaaagtagttgagcacaagcTCTGAAGAAAGTGATGGCTAAGTTGCTTGGAGTTTAGCCTTGGAATTCAGTCATATATGGACCTTGTTTCTTTTCACTCTTTTTACAAGatcatttcttcttcttttgttgctCAGAAACGTTTTCGTTTGATAGTATCACAATTTTCTGAATTATTTCCTCCCCTTGATAATCAAGGATGTACGTATTTGTCAGCTTATCGCTTGGCTAGATTATTAACACCTGAAAGTTCTGAACActcattgttaaaaaaaaaagttttgatcACTGGAAATTCGATCGTGTGCTTACTGTAAACCACGATCCAATTAATGAACCGTAAACGAATATGATGCTAAATAGATACAGCCAAGCACTTTCACCATGTGTGACGCATCAAATAGTCAtctttaattatatatatacacgctTATACTTCTAGTTTATATCTGCCGCCTTGTTATATATTCCGGATGAATCACACTTTCAGATGAAAAGGGAAAACAGGAAAACTCTCGGCACCGCAGAAATGAacaaataatatataattaaaataatttacTTCTCATGATCTTGTGCGATTTAGTTAGCTTTTTTTTTACCGAAGCATATATATCATTCTAAATCACAACTGAGTGAACTGACGAGAAGGGAAGCTTCCTGAGATGTGCCAAAATGCTTCATTGTTTAGGGCATTATCTTTCACTTGGGCGGTTGgagaagcatgcatgcatgacattgGAAATAACGATTCTTTACACACGGAGATCTCGATTGATCTCTACCTGGTCTGCACGAACTGAACTCAGCATGTTAGCAAGACGCGCTGGCGTGAGCTCTCGATTGGATcggaagagagaaagaggtatcgacttgaggaagaagaagaaggctcaGGAGGATGGGAGGGAGAGCAGAGGTATATTAGACGGTAACAGTGATTACAGCCAGTAGTTAACTCTCGCTCTCTCTCGAGTTCTCTGTATATAGTTTCCATTCGCGGCCTACAACCAATCAAAAAGAAATTTTATGAGACCCTTCACTAAAAAATCTTTTATAAGATTCTGATCTATACCGTACTTCTCTGATATAACAGCTATCACGTATAactaagagaaaaaaaatatgtgacaTATATAAGAGAGATTTCGGTAACACCGGGTCTCAGTAAAATTTCCTTTCCAACCAATCTAACCCGGTCAGTCTCGTGTTAGCCTTCACGACGCGCTTGCTTCTCCGCGGCCCATCCGACGAGCCCGCTTCCGTATCCACCTTGATTTCTCTGCTTCGGATATGTATATGCCTTCCCGCCTTCGGCGCCCAGGCATCCTCTTCAACTTTCAGTCCCGGCTCAGGTTCCCTGACACAGCAGCACGGCTGCTTGTCTGATGTCTTAATTAGGGGACAAGATATATTACAAGACCATGTATTCTGCCACTagtgttttttttcttacaaaCATTGATAAGGGGGGATCATCCAGGTAATTGTTTTTTTCTCCAAGTCAAACAATTTTGTAATGCAACTGGAATGGCAATTTGTGCATGATTATTATAGGACGATGATGCCGCTGATGCTCAGTGATGAATAACaccttcctttttcttgagaACTGATTCAACATATTATCAGCAAAAGTTAAATACCAACTCTTATTTGGAAAATGGGACCATTGGTTAGGTGTGCtatatttttgagaaaaattacGGCAAATTGCTAAATCTAAGATGCTAATGACACAATGGTGTTCAGTAGAGTGGGGCTATGCTTGTGTTAAGGGAAGAAACAATTAAAACCATCTCATTTGTGGATTAAATCGCATTacaaagaaatgacaagtaaagAAAATTATTTGCCACTTTATAAAGAAAATCGCATTAGAATTCGATAAAAAAGAACGTAAgaatttgaaacaaaaaaaaggggaaaCAAGCTCGTACCCGGGTGCAAACCATCCCCTTACACTGAGCGCCACAACTCCTGCCTCCTGGCATTATTTCAGAAAAAAAGGCGAAAACCCAGAAATGCAGAGAGCCATGCAATTTGCACAATCTTTTTCCCCCTTTCTCAACCACATAGAAGCTGGTCCAAAATAATCAAAATGTTGAATGAAGAACAAATTTTCCTTCAGTACTGAACAGAGAAACATGACAGCAAAAATTGAAGAGAAGCTCCCGTCCGGAAAGTGGGATGATAAATGAGATGTATTTTAGGGAATGATGTTCCCGGAAAAACTATAGCTGACCATCACACGCATGATAACACATTAGATGCTAGACATGTGGAACTGACTGTCATTTACATCCTCATTAATAGGGGTACGAtaaacaatgttgttgagatgcTACTATAATCTCTAATTAATGAGATAATGGCCAGGAAAAGGGAGATCTTAGCTGTGCCATGCAAATGGTGGCTAAAGCACATAAGCAGTCCTATTTTTTGTAAAAGGGAGGGAGAAAATAACAGTGTGGTCATAAGATCTACGAGCTTCTAGCTATTAATCCTTCAAAACTAGTGGCAGACGCAGAGACGAAGTTTAGGGAGAGCTCagtccttcttcctcttcccacctcctctccctccttttcttCCTCCACCCTtgctggatccgcccctgtgAATCAAAACCAAAGTCCCGTCAGAAGTAGATCATGTGGGAACTTCATTACTTTAACTGTTGACAATGGGACTGCACATTTTAAAAGTCAAAAcaaatcaagatcaagataTGCGTGAAACCATGAATCCCTGGATATAGATATTGAAAGATCAGTTTTGGAAACTGGTGTGATGTGCGCAAACAATAAGATTATTCTTGATGCCTTCATCTTCGAAAAAGTCCCTTCTCAAAATCTTGTGCTTTTGAGGTTTATACGCCTAATGTGATAATACTGAATCCAAAAGGAATCAGTAAACATGGGGCGTGCCATGTGCGCCTATGTGAGCATGGCACTATTCTTTGAGACATCATTCCAGCAAGAGTAAAATCTACGGATTCTTCCACACCATCTAGTATTGTATTGTTTTCTCATTTCTCACTTTCAACCCCATGTGATTCTTGACCACAACTCTTAAACTAAAACCACCAAGGGTACGAATTCAATGCATTCCTTGTCATTAAAAATTGGATTAAACTAAAAAAGGACGTGAGGAGCACTACTTGCCTCCCAAAGTTCAATTTCCTTTCTCCTTTCTTTGCAGATTGCAACAGAAAACAATTGTGAAAATCACAAGAATTTAATGCACATACTTGTGAGCATGCCATGTCTTTTGTCTTTTTACTCAGATGCCCATCTTTTCCTGCGGCATAAGTATTGGGGCATTGGGGTAGCAAATGATCTGCAAAATGACTCAAAAGAATTTACAAAACAAATGCATCATCACCAATTGTTTTGGACTGGACTCTATTCTATGGCGCATCACTGGTCGAACTACTACTAGTTTGAGCACACACTGCAGTGCTAACACAGCAATATTGAAAATTGAAGTGAACTGACAAAAGCATCAGATTGTGCTACGGCAGCTAAAGGTATAGAACTACAGGAGTATACCAGCAAATATAAACATCGAAATTAGACGAATTAATCCCCTGGTCACATAATGATAGAAGAATTGCCTTTTGGTGTTAAGGCATGGCATCTTCACGAGAAACAAACACAGTCTGCAGGTGCAGGGTTGTTCACAATTACATTGAATTCATGATTCTGAACTGTCTTAATTATGCAAGCACAAGCTGCTTGCCATGATTCTCAGTCTGGGATTTTGCAAGAGACCACTAGAATCCAACATTCACATGTTCAAAGAACTATTTACATGAGCATCTAaaacaaaacagaaaaaaataaataacagaAACCAAAGATACTATTCTAGCATCCTTAGCTGCTGACCATTTAGTTATGAAGAgaaccatcaatatcatcagGAGCAGTAGCAGATTCGACCAATCTCTCGAAATCTATGGTGGTTGACTGAAAATTGAACTGATACCCACTTTGCATCCATGATTTTATGCACATTGTAGCCTGCATGCTACTAAGAGGAAGGCAGTACTGCTGCTTTTGGATGTTGTCCCCTTTGCTTGTGAACAATTCTTCAGGATCCAATGAGGTCCCCTGAATCGCCAAAAAATCTCGGGCCATCAAAGAGAGCCGTGGGTAGCGGGAGGAATGCCCCCGCCACCATTCAAGAGCATCAGTGGAAATAGGCGCAGGGGGCTCTGCAAGATACTGAGAGAGCTCATCAGCAGCATTACTCATGCTCACTCGACGCCGCTTACGAACAATCTCTTCAGCAAAGGAGAATGCACCCGCATCCTCTGTGGTGTCCTGAGTGATATGGCCATTTCCAACAACTTGGAAGGTGCTGCTGTAGTCCCTGACAAAATTGTTCCTTGCATCTTCCAAGTTTCTCGCGGAGTTCAGGGTTTCAGGGATAAGCTCTCCCTTGATCCTCGGATCAAGAATTGCAGCTGTGAAGGTGTACATGTTGTAAGCTTGAGATGTGAAGCTTTGAGCTGCCTTGGACATGTCACTGGCAATGTTCTTGAGCCATTCTTGGTGGCTGCTATCATGGCACACATTGATCAACTCAAAGACATGGTccatgaagaagaagatcagCCCAACAGTTGGAAGTTTGCAATTACAGAGGTTGGTGGTGGTTTTATAGAAAGGCTCAAGGTACGAGTGCAAAGAATCGATTACTGACTTCTCTGCTGTACTCAGAACCCAATTCCTTGGTCCAAAGATCTCTTCAACCTTCTTGATGGTGTTATCCATTGCGTTAGGGGCCTAAAGGAAAACGGTTAAAAAAAGACTGAATCGTAAAACTACAGAAGACCAACCATAATGAAAAATGTACACAAATGGACTGTGAAGTACCTTCTTTACTACATCAAGCATACTATAATCACCATTCCAATTCGATGAATAGTCGAAGGGGAGTTTCCATGAGCCTTCTTGATAAACTTCGGCCCAGTGCTTAAAATCCTCCATCATCTCCTGGTTTGAATTGGTTTCAAGAATAAACTCACGGATCTTGGACAAAATTGGTCTGACATTTTCCAGGCCATCTTCAATGATAACCTTGAGTGTCCGAGCAGCACAGGGGATGTAACAGAAGGGGAGGGTACGGGACTCAAGCTCCTGTCTGAGCTCATGACAAGCATTTATTGCATGCTCGCTGTTATTGTGTGTGCAAGCAAGAATTTTTGAATCAATGTTAAATGCCAGCAAGACATTCATTAGAACTTGCAAAATCTCGGAGCCAGTGCATGGGTATGGAACACGGCAAACGTCAAGTAGAACTTTCTGCGAGATCCAGTTTTCATCAATCCAATGGCACTTCACAGATATGTATACAATTTGCTCGCAAGAAGTCCAAAAGTCAAGAGTAACAGAAAGCCGAGAATTGATACACTGCAGGGATGCCTTAACATCCTCCTTCATACTTCTGAACACTTCAAGGATaatttcttgaaccttttcttttggccaaagccTGACAGACGTGCTCAGGTACTTGCAACTGTCGATAAGTGTATTATCTTCCATGATGGAAGGTGGAAGGGAGGAGCTGATCAGCCACCTAAGAAGTAACCAGTTGACATGATCAATATCCATCGTCGGTTTCGTCTTAGGTTGAGCATGAACTttagcttgagcttgagcttgaactTGAACTTGGGATTGAGCTTGAACTTGAGGCTGAGCTTGGGCCCGAGCTCGCACTGGAACATGAGGTTTCTTGTTTCTAGCAAACATGCTGGCCTGTATGGTACTCTGGGCAGTGAAGCTGATGCCCTCAGGAAGTTGGTGATAACCAGGATGGCGGTTATTAAGATGCTTTCCCAGATTCCCTGAACACAACCATGAAGCATATTAGTGGATGTCCACAGTTCACTGGGTAACAAGTAACGCTTTGTCAAATATCGTCAACAAACAATTGATTCTTGGAAAAGCAGAAGAGCGTATACGCACAAATTACCCATTGATGGCAACCAGTAACTATAAAATTCACTTTGACGCTTTATCATATAAACTACAAATGTTTTCTTGGCCAATATGTTTTTCAAGAAACAATAGATGGATGAATGTTCTTGAGTGATCTTTTGGCAACTCAAGTGACCTAAAGTGAATCCTGCAAATGTCAGAAACCCCGCCTATGCCATATAAAACAGTTTTCCACACCTGACATCACCTCTCATTCTCTCACGCAAAAGAGGCACTCAGGCGCAACTATGAACAACAATGAATTCAGTCATAGAGTTGAAAGCTTATAAACGCTGTGAACAACAATGAATTCAGTCATAGAGAACAGCATTTAAGTGAAACCTTGTTATCACTTACCAGTTGCGGTGGTCATGAAGTAGCTCTTCCTGCAGAGCCTGCAGATGCGGGACTTGCCATCGGGAGCAGTCTCGAAGAACTTGAGGTAGAGGGACTTCATGGTCGTCTTCTTGACCTTGGTCTCCTGgcccggggaggaggaggcggccactTCCGCCATCGGCTCTACACCGGGCAGGAGAGTCATGTCAGTGAGAGTTGTGTTCCCCATATCAATCTGTCGCGATCGCAAGGAAAATGTCAGCACCACACCATGACGATTGACACATTTGACGAGAATAATCAAGACATCATGCACATATAACATAACTAATTTGGTAAATTCTTGGACAGGTGATTCGCAGATTGTGCATCATTTACAATCAGTGCAACTTTTTAGAATTAGAATGCATGATATGCGTTGAATCAGACGTGGATTGCACTGTTTAATTCTGTGGCAAGCTTGGGTTGTTGTCAAATCGTACGCCTAAGCATTTGTGCAAAAGCAAAGACTAAGAAAAATGGAAGTGTATTAGAGAATCGGGATCCTTCATCATCCTTTTTTTAGATTGATAGGGTTCCCCCCACACCAACCTAACAGCAAGGCTGAAACAGGGCTTCATCATCCACAGAATCTGTAACCTTCAGCTAGTCAAACCCTTTCATTAACATCCAGAAGTTGGGATCAGTAATCATCTATGGGCCCGGTGATGATGACCGTTCCAGTGGTGTTACTTGAGCGCGGCAAAGTTGCGAAAAGATTTCGGCTTCCTCTCGTGCTTGCGGCGCTGAACCCAACAGATCGCGGGGACGAAGGGAGGTAGCGGGAGAAGAGGAGTGGCGGAGGCGGGCGGGTACCTGACGACTGATTGGGAGGCGAGGCGCGAGCCAATCCGTGGGGAGgcagcggcgccggcgaggagcGGGAGCCGAGCCGCCCTTGTAGGTGGAGGGAGCGGTGGGGACGGAGGAgccgaggaggcggaggaggagggcgagccGGCGAGCGAGCGAGCAAGCTAGGGTTTGATTAGTTGGGTCCGGACCCGGGCTCGAGTCCGGGTCCTTTATGGTTCGAGTCGGACGGGGCGGAGCGGCTCGGCGGGCGGCCGCGAGCCAGCCGGTTTCCTCAGCTTGGGCTGGGCTTGTGCTGGGCTGGGTTGCTCTGGCTCTGCGCGTTGGATCCGAATTAGAATGAGCCTAAGCCGTGGGCATCCCTCTGCTTTATCTTACTAGAAGATGTAATAAAGTAGCACACAGTGCCGATTTGTATTAATAACTTAGCAATTTAGCTGTGCACTTTAGTTATAGAATTTATGATATCCTACAGAAAGAGTGGCGGGTCTAGGATTTTCAATCTAAGATGTACATACTATATTATACATagctaattttttataactatacATATTAAACAATGATAAGATCTTAAATACAAATTATTCATAACGATGATACAATCTAAGGAAATATATATGAATCCACAAACATCAAAGGATCATATGCAGACTATTGTACTAAACAGTAAAATTGTTACTGAAGCTTAAAATACAATCGAAACTGTTTCACATTTGAAAAGTACCTGATATATGCTTAGATTAGGGGTGCAATTTGTTAATCTAAAGGGTACCCACCAACCCTCTTTAATTTAACTAATaacattatttttcttaaattgagtaaaatttaaaaaaaaagtgtaaTTGATTGAACCAAAGAGTATCGATAGGTCCccttaaattaattaatttgcaccccTAGCTTGGATTATGCTATGCATGAGACCAATAGCAATTAGCAAGTAGGAATGAAGCATGTAAATATGTGATCGAATCAACGTACGGCAGTACAGCTAAAATGCCAAAATTGACTACCTAAAATTTAAATGAGCTACTGGGAAAGTAAAAGCTATTTTTCCTTTTACGATCTTCAAAACACAAATAGCCAATAGATTGACTTTAGGCTCTTTCATAGCATAAAGTCAAAGAAAACGTAACTCAATCACCAATTTCTAGAATTGAAATATTACCCTGCAAATTTTTGAAAACGGTGTGAGAACCTAACAAGCCCCTAGTTAACCACAGGATTGAAAAAATCAACCTTTTACAGCATGTTGCGAGATCCACTAACCCAGGATTGAAAAAGGTGTAGAACAATGATTCATCATCTTGCATAAACGGATAAACCAATTGCTACTGCAGGGCATCTTACAACCCACTAACCCAGACAATGGAACCATTGGATCTGGACGACTCTGTCTCCAGTATTGTAAAAGCATTGTAACCCAAACAATGGAGCTATGAACAGTGTAGCTAGATCTAGATGAAATT includes:
- the LOC133930848 gene encoding uncharacterized protein LOC133930848, with protein sequence MAHQAGSKRATATPREPPQFRPVRYDDEPSSISLELFGYHGVVVNGDHDVDAGAALPLQLAFDDNYKGGCGSADYYGWTGYGASGGSSASSSSNSSVLSFEQAGSGGRHLSHGAGVGGDDECALWMDAASATVDHPAQRHYGSACKFGLVSPGSSADDAGLDIQELGTVQPPVKAAQKRARPDGDQAQAAAGKKQCSGSGGGRKSKAKGAPAPAPTKDPQSAAAKVRRERIAERLKVLQDLVPNGTKVDLVTMLEKAITYVKFLQLQVKVLATDEFWPAQGGKAPELSQVKDAFDAILSSQQYPNK
- the LOC133907025 gene encoding putative AC transposase isoform X1: MGNTTLTDMTLLPGVEPMAEVAASSSPGQETKVKKTTMKSLYLKFFETAPDGKSRICRLCRKSYFMTTATGNLGKHLNNRHPGYHQLPEGISFTAQSTIQASMFARNKKPHVPVRARAQAQPQVQAQSQVQVQAQAQAKVHAQPKTKPTMDIDHVNWLLLRWLISSSLPPSIMEDNTLIDSCKYLSTSVRLWPKEKVQEIILEVFRSMKEDVKASLQCINSRLSVTLDFWTSCEQIVYISVKCHWIDENWISQKVLLDVCRVPYPCTGSEILQVLMNVLLAFNIDSKILACTHNNSEHAINACHELRQELESRTLPFCYIPCAARTLKVIIEDGLENVRPILSKIREFILETNSNQEMMEDFKHWAEVYQEGSWKLPFDYSSNWNGDYSMLDVVKKAPNAMDNTIKKVEEIFGPRNWVLSTAEKSVIDSLHSYLEPFYKTTTNLCNCKLPTVGLIFFFMDHVFELINVCHDSSHQEWLKNIASDMSKAAQSFTSQAYNMYTFTAAILDPRIKGELIPETLNSARNLEDARNNFVRDYSSTFQVVGNGHITQDTTEDAGAFSFAEEIVRKRRRVSMSNAADELSQYLAEPPAPISTDALEWWRGHSSRYPRLSLMARDFLAIQGTSLDPEELFTSKGDNIQKQQYCLPLSSMQATMCIKSWMQSGYQFNFQSTTIDFERLVESATAPDDIDGSLHN
- the LOC133907025 gene encoding putative AC transposase isoform X2, with product MAEVAASSSPGQETKVKKTTMKSLYLKFFETAPDGKSRICRLCRKSYFMTTATGNLGKHLNNRHPGYHQLPEGISFTAQSTIQASMFARNKKPHVPVRARAQAQPQVQAQSQVQVQAQAQAKVHAQPKTKPTMDIDHVNWLLLRWLISSSLPPSIMEDNTLIDSCKYLSTSVRLWPKEKVQEIILEVFRSMKEDVKASLQCINSRLSVTLDFWTSCEQIVYISVKCHWIDENWISQKVLLDVCRVPYPCTGSEILQVLMNVLLAFNIDSKILACTHNNSEHAINACHELRQELESRTLPFCYIPCAARTLKVIIEDGLENVRPILSKIREFILETNSNQEMMEDFKHWAEVYQEGSWKLPFDYSSNWNGDYSMLDVVKKAPNAMDNTIKKVEEIFGPRNWVLSTAEKSVIDSLHSYLEPFYKTTTNLCNCKLPTVGLIFFFMDHVFELINVCHDSSHQEWLKNIASDMSKAAQSFTSQAYNMYTFTAAILDPRIKGELIPETLNSARNLEDARNNFVRDYSSTFQVVGNGHITQDTTEDAGAFSFAEEIVRKRRRVSMSNAADELSQYLAEPPAPISTDALEWWRGHSSRYPRLSLMARDFLAIQGTSLDPEELFTSKGDNIQKQQYCLPLSSMQATMCIKSWMQSGYQFNFQSTTIDFERLVESATAPDDIDGSLHN